A genomic window from Streptomyces sp. NBC_01429 includes:
- a CDS encoding helix-turn-helix domain-containing protein, producing MIGTVFRSEDVPVEDRFDYWRELINRTTAPSDLNSDHAADFWAEQRLMELGPVKVWPTSFLPARFLRSARLVRQSDPEEYHISLVLGGGLGLDHVGRTDTYGPSDLWISDTSQPYEVVPPDAGDHRVITGVGVEFRKVLLPASPDRVRHLLGRRLPGQEGTGALLTGFLTGLSRECDTLQPSAAPRLGAVLLDLLAAWFAEILDTEDALPPETRHRALIEGIRAFIRQNLHDPALTPPVVAAAHHISLSYLHRLFRDEGVTVSATIRQQRLERARHDLANPALRNVPVHDIAARWCFTHPAAFSRAFRAAYGIPPTDYRHRAHLIAA from the coding sequence ATGATCGGGACGGTGTTCCGGAGCGAGGATGTGCCGGTGGAGGACCGTTTCGACTACTGGCGGGAGCTGATCAACCGGACGACCGCCCCCAGCGACCTGAACAGTGACCACGCCGCCGATTTCTGGGCGGAGCAGCGGCTGATGGAGCTGGGGCCGGTGAAGGTGTGGCCCACGTCGTTCCTGCCGGCGCGGTTCCTGCGGAGCGCGAGGCTGGTTCGGCAGTCCGACCCGGAGGAGTACCACATCTCGCTGGTCCTCGGCGGCGGGCTGGGGCTCGACCATGTCGGACGGACCGACACCTATGGCCCGAGCGACCTGTGGATTTCCGACACCTCGCAGCCCTACGAAGTGGTACCGCCGGACGCCGGGGACCATCGCGTGATCACAGGGGTGGGTGTGGAGTTCCGCAAGGTGCTGCTGCCCGCGTCACCCGACAGGGTCCGGCATCTGCTGGGAAGGCGCCTGCCGGGACAAGAGGGAACAGGCGCCCTGCTCACGGGGTTCCTCACCGGGCTGAGCCGGGAGTGCGACACTCTCCAGCCGTCCGCCGCGCCGCGCTTGGGCGCCGTCCTGCTCGACCTGCTGGCGGCCTGGTTCGCCGAGATACTCGACACCGAGGACGCCTTGCCCCCGGAGACCCGCCACCGGGCCCTGATCGAAGGCATCCGGGCGTTCATCCGGCAGAACCTGCACGACCCCGCGCTGACCCCGCCCGTCGTCGCCGCCGCACACCACATCTCCCTCAGCTATCTGCACCGCCTCTTCCGGGACGAAGGCGTCACCGTCTCCGCCACGATCCGGCAGCAGCGCCTGGAACGCGCGCGCCACGACCTGGCCAACCCGGCGCTGCGGAACGTGCCGGTCCATGACATCGCCGCCCGTTGGTGCTTCACGCACCCGGCCGCGTTCAGCCGCGCCTTCCGCGCCGCCTACGGCATTCCGCCCACCGACTACCGCCACCGGGCCCACCTGATCGCGGCGTAG
- a CDS encoding helix-turn-helix domain-containing protein, with protein sequence MRQRRLGAELRRLRQQAELTTAQAGVLDGSSQPRISSIESGRYAVGADRVRSLARSYSCTDEAYIEALTEMTGGRTRGWWDEYRTLLPPDAIDLAELEHHTASMRTSSLGHLPGLLQTRAHAHAVMSAAVPAFAPHEVEHRVSFRIKRQVAVYGVNPKPLTTILHEAALHMGFGGPEVARAQLKHLLEVGELEHVTILVIPFGGGAFPSAGTGIYYMTGAVPALDTVQLDTDHGAAFLDAQPQLVKYRTVLDRIESCTLDPTDSRDLIRRVAAAL encoded by the coding sequence GTGCGACAGCGGCGCCTCGGCGCTGAACTGCGCAGACTCCGCCAGCAGGCCGAACTGACCACAGCCCAGGCGGGCGTGCTCGACGGTTCCTCGCAGCCGCGCATCAGCAGCATCGAGTCGGGCCGTTACGCGGTGGGCGCGGACCGCGTCCGATCCCTGGCCCGGAGCTACAGCTGCACGGATGAGGCGTACATCGAGGCACTCACGGAGATGACCGGAGGGCGGACGCGTGGCTGGTGGGACGAGTACCGCACGCTGCTGCCGCCTGATGCCATCGACCTGGCCGAACTCGAACACCACACGGCGTCGATGCGGACCTCGTCGCTGGGCCATCTACCGGGGCTGCTCCAGACCAGAGCCCATGCTCACGCCGTCATGAGCGCTGCGGTGCCGGCGTTCGCGCCGCACGAGGTGGAGCACCGAGTCTCATTCCGGATCAAGCGGCAAGTGGCGGTATACGGAGTGAATCCGAAGCCACTGACCACGATCCTTCACGAAGCCGCTCTGCACATGGGATTCGGTGGCCCCGAGGTGGCCCGGGCACAGCTCAAGCACCTCCTCGAAGTCGGCGAATTGGAGCACGTCACGATCCTGGTCATCCCCTTCGGCGGGGGCGCCTTCCCCAGCGCCGGAACCGGCATCTACTACATGACCGGAGCCGTCCCGGCCCTGGACACGGTCCAGCTGGACACCGATCACGGTGCCGCGTTCCTTGATGCTCAGCCCCAGTTGGTGAAGTACCGGACCGTTCTGGACCGCATTGAGAGTTGTACCCTCGATCCAACAGACTCCAGGGATCTGATCCGCCGCGTCGCAGCAGCTTTGTAA
- a CDS encoding DUF397 domain-containing protein, which produces MSALHWQKSSYSAEANGCVHVAAADDGTVKLVESDDPNVIVTTTPAKLHAFIQGVKAGEFDHFVA; this is translated from the coding sequence GTGTCCGCCCTCCATTGGCAGAAGTCCTCGTACAGCGCCGAGGCGAACGGCTGCGTTCACGTCGCCGCTGCCGACGACGGCACCGTCAAGCTCGTCGAAAGCGACGATCCCAACGTCATCGTCACCACCACCCCCGCCAAACTCCACGCCTTCATCCAAGGCGTCAAAGCCGGAGAGTTCGACCACTTCGTCGCGTAA